CCCCCATTCCTTGCTCATCGAACGCATACCTTCCATTGGTTTCGGTGGCGACACCGCCACCAACGCATTGCCCAGTACTATCATTGGCGACGGCGACAACGCAAAAAGTCCCATCCCTTTCCCATGACTTTATGTGAGTTTCTACAACTGTAGTATTAGAACCTGTTTACAAAGCCATGAAGATAGGCGACTCTGTCCATCAGGAGGACAGAGCGATGAGGTATCCCAGTGACGTGAGCGACCGGGAATGGGCGGAGATTGAACGGTTTTTCAAACCCGAGCATATCGGACGGCCCCGCAAACATCCTGTGCGAAGCCTATATAACGCGATCCGGTACGTGGAGCGCAGCGGTTGCCAATGGCGGATGTTGCCGAAGGATTTTCCGCCCTGGCGCGCGGTGTACATGACCTTCTGGCGCTTGCGTAACGCTGGGACCTGGGCGGCGATCAACCACCACTTGCGGCGCCAGGTGCGTATCAAGGCCGGACGTGATCCTGATCCCACCGTGGCGATCATCGACAGCCAGAGCGTGAAGACCCTGCAAAAAGGGGGCAGCGCGGCTACGATGCGGGCAAGCGGATCAAGGGCCGCAAGCGGCATATCGCCACCGACACGCAAGGCAACCTCCTGACGGTCGTTGCGCATTCCTGCGGTATTTCCGACACACGGGGCTGTCATCTGGTGCTGATTCGATTGTTCATCCTCCTGCCCCACCTGCTCAAAAT
This Gammaproteobacteria bacterium DNA region includes the following protein-coding sequences:
- a CDS encoding IS5 family transposase (programmed frameshift), coding for MRYPSDVSDREWAEIERFFKPEHIGRPRKHPVRSLYNAIRYVERSGCQWRMLPKDFPPWRAVYMTFWRLRNAGTWAAINHHLRRQVRIKAGRDPDPTVAIIDSQSVKTLQKGGKRGYDAGKRIKGRKRHIATDTQGNLLTVVAHSCGISDTRGCHLVLIRLFILLPHLLKIFVDGGYKQGVIDWAKAMFGFLLEVVKRPNLPRFVVLPKRWIVERTFAWLAWHRRLSKDFEHSPKSSEAMVYIASSSIMLRKLYPL